The following are from one region of the Macaca thibetana thibetana isolate TM-01 chromosome 2, ASM2454274v1, whole genome shotgun sequence genome:
- the IQCF3 gene encoding IQ domain-containing protein F3, translated as MGSKCCKGGPDEDAIERQRKRKLLVAQLHHRKRVKAAGKIQAWWRGVLVRRTLLVAALRAWMIQCWWRTLVQRRIHQRQQALLRVYVIQEQAVVKLQSCIRMWQCRQCYRQMCNSLRLFQVPESSLAFQTDSFLQVQYAIPSKQPEFHIEILSI; from the exons ATGGGCAGTAAATGCTGT AAAGGTGGTCCAGATGAAGATGCAATAGAAAGACAGAGGAAGCGGAAG TTGCTTGTTGCACAACTGCATCACAGAAAAAGGGTGAAGGCGGCTGGGAAgatccaggcctggtggcgtgGGGTCCTGGTGCGCAGGACCCTGCTGGTCGCTGCCCTCAGGGCCTGGATGATTCAGTGCTGGTGGAGGACGCTGGTGCAGAGACGGATCCATCAACGGCAGCAGGCCCTGTTGAGGGTCTATGTCATCCAGGAGCAGGCAGTGGTCAAACTCCAGTCCTGCATCCGCATGTGGCAGTGCCGGCAATGTTACCGCCAAATGTGCAATTCTCTTCGCTTGTTCCAGGTCCCAGAGAGCAGCCTTGCCTTCCAGACTGATAGCTTTTTACAGGTCCAATATGCAATCCCTTCAAAGCAGCCAGAGTTCCACATTGAAATCCTATCAATCTGA